A single Thermofilum sp. DNA region contains:
- a CDS encoding cobalamin-dependent protein (Presence of a B(12) (cobalamin)-binding domain implies dependence on cobalamin itself, in one of its several forms, or in some unusual lineages, dependence on a cobalamin-like analog.) has product MQLEELVDAILRLDESTALKLAREWLEVGGDPLLLLEAVRRAAQVIGERYERGELFVADLVMAGEILKEVSELVRPLLRGGGGKPVGRLVIGTVQGDIHDIGKNIVVALAEAAGFEVIDLGVDVPPEKFVEAVRRYEPDVVGLSGLLSVSIESMKLTVKALEEAGLRGRVKVIIGGGRVDEEAMKYTGADAWADSAAAGVKIMLSWVGGGERGSP; this is encoded by the coding sequence GTGCAGCTCGAAGAGCTGGTAGATGCTATCCTCAGACTCGATGAGAGCACGGCTCTGAAGCTGGCTCGCGAGTGGCTCGAGGTGGGGGGCGACCCCCTCCTGCTCCTAGAGGCTGTTAGGAGGGCAGCGCAGGTGATCGGCGAACGGTACGAGCGGGGTGAGCTGTTCGTCGCGGACCTTGTCATGGCGGGGGAGATCCTCAAGGAGGTTAGCGAGCTTGTAAGGCCGCTGCTGCGCGGCGGAGGCGGTAAGCCTGTAGGCAGGCTGGTGATCGGCACCGTGCAGGGCGATATCCACGATATTGGAAAGAATATTGTCGTCGCTTTAGCCGAGGCCGCGGGCTTCGAGGTGATCGACTTGGGGGTGGACGTACCCCCCGAGAAGTTCGTGGAAGCTGTAAGGCGGTACGAGCCTGACGTTGTCGGCCTCTCCGGCCTGCTCTCCGTCTCTATCGAGTCGATGAAGCTTACTGTCAAAGCTCTCGAGGAGGCGGGCCTGCGGGGCAGGGTGAAAGTCATCATAGGGGGTGGTAGGGTCGACGAGGAAGCGATGAAGTACACGGGAGCGGACGCCTGGGCCGACAGCGCGGCTGCAGGGGTTAAGATTATGCTGAGCTGGGTTGGGGGTGGGGAGCGTGGCAGCCCTTGA
- a CDS encoding uroporphyrinogen decarboxylase family protein codes for MAALEPAELLRERRERLEKAYANRAPDRVPLTLLPAPDLVASYAGLTTEEFCFSWEAQVRVAEKWGSDFNVEGVDSLPYFVPGLEMYLLLLAWVEKPEVAAWARFLMGPFHDILQDKYTKWPGRELAPTAHPQFTGGKFMEADEYRFLAEDPLGFVNERVLPRAFGLLSRGRAELYPALVKLGVELQNFSATMAKVGSLSAQLGYPSFPTGWGYAPLDLISDFLRYPTHTMLDLRRHPDDVKAAVESLTPVLRRCVRASTSPPEVAEKAFGTRTVLVFFPLHLNEMLPPKLFEEFYWPSLREVVQEALSLGAKPWIFFEGNFTPFLHYLEDLPKGRVIAWFERTDLRRAREALGDHVVLMGGLPLSLLMHGSREKVYEEACKLLTEVKEPGGFIFAGGQASPTAATRIENLWAVIEATLACGRY; via the coding sequence GTGGCAGCCCTTGAGCCGGCAGAGCTCCTCAGGGAGCGTAGAGAGAGGCTGGAGAAGGCGTACGCAAACCGCGCTCCCGACAGGGTCCCTTTAACCCTCCTCCCCGCTCCCGACCTGGTGGCCAGCTACGCGGGCTTGACTACCGAGGAGTTCTGCTTCAGCTGGGAGGCGCAGGTAAGGGTTGCCGAGAAGTGGGGTAGCGACTTTAACGTTGAAGGTGTGGACTCTCTGCCTTACTTCGTCCCCGGCCTGGAGATGTACCTGCTTCTGCTGGCCTGGGTGGAGAAGCCGGAGGTCGCTGCCTGGGCCAGGTTCCTCATGGGCCCCTTCCACGACATCCTTCAGGACAAGTACACGAAGTGGCCTGGGAGGGAGCTGGCGCCCACTGCCCACCCTCAGTTCACCGGCGGGAAGTTCATGGAAGCCGATGAGTACAGGTTCCTTGCAGAGGACCCCCTGGGCTTCGTGAACGAGAGAGTGCTACCACGAGCCTTTGGGCTACTCTCTAGGGGTCGAGCTGAGCTCTACCCCGCGCTCGTGAAGCTAGGGGTTGAACTGCAGAACTTCTCAGCAACGATGGCGAAGGTGGGCTCCCTCTCGGCTCAGCTCGGCTACCCTTCCTTCCCCACAGGCTGGGGCTACGCCCCCCTGGACTTAATCAGCGACTTCCTCAGGTACCCCACCCACACGATGCTTGATCTCCGGCGCCACCCTGACGACGTTAAAGCGGCTGTAGAGTCCCTCACGCCGGTTCTCAGGAGGTGCGTGAGGGCGTCAACTTCTCCGCCGGAAGTTGCCGAGAAAGCTTTCGGTACTAGAACCGTGCTGGTCTTCTTCCCGCTCCACCTCAACGAAATGCTGCCGCCAAAGCTCTTCGAAGAGTTCTACTGGCCCAGCCTGAGGGAGGTCGTCCAGGAGGCTTTAAGCCTCGGCGCTAAGCCCTGGATTTTCTTCGAAGGTAACTTCACGCCCTTCCTGCACTACCTCGAAGACCTGCCCAAGGGCCGCGTCATCGCCTGGTTCGAGAGGACGGACCTCCGGAGAGCGAGGGAAGCTTTGGGAGATCACGTTGTCTTAATGGGTGGTTTACCGCTCTCGCTGCTGATGCACGGCTCCAGGGAGAAGGTCTACGAGGAAGCCTGCAAGCTGCTTACAGAGGTTAAAGAGCCAGGCGGCTTCATCTTCGCGGGAGGCCAAGCCTCTCCAACCGCCGCGACACGCATCGAGAACCTGTGGGCTGTGATCGAGGCTACCTTAGCCTGCGGGAGGTATTGA
- the hypD gene encoding hydrogenase formation protein HypD has protein sequence MALSSEAAAFPLEKIFRENRPLAASLRRAIEKKFEKVVSKLGVERIKVMDFCGTHEWTIVHYGIRGLLPKGVELVAGPGCPVCVTPSYYIESAIKLALEGVVVYTYGDTFRLPALNPVDGVSSLEGARARGAPVKVVVSVGDAVRDAARHGRDAVFLGIGFETVAPGYAQALLSGSLPENLKVMSLVKLTPPAMLYSLEILREKPTEPPVMGVIAPGHVSTITGAKAWTPVAESFGIPVVVAGFEPVDVLAAVAEILRQLEAGEARVAIEYTRAVTWQGDLKAQAMIHRAFETVHSAWRGIGFLPYSGLRIREQLSRYDALKHFGIEEIKPETWRKDTPPGCRCAEVILGKAKPTDCPMFMKKCTPSSPYGPCMVSVEGTCAIWARLGGAGLAEELARELGL, from the coding sequence ATGGCGCTCAGCAGCGAAGCGGCAGCTTTCCCGCTCGAGAAGATTTTCCGCGAAAACCGGCCGCTGGCTGCGAGCTTGAGGAGGGCGATCGAGAAGAAGTTCGAGAAAGTCGTCTCGAAGCTGGGGGTGGAGCGCATCAAGGTGATGGACTTCTGCGGGACGCACGAGTGGACTATAGTGCACTACGGGATCAGAGGCTTGCTCCCCAAGGGGGTTGAGCTCGTGGCGGGCCCCGGCTGCCCCGTCTGCGTCACCCCCTCGTACTACATCGAGTCCGCGATCAAGCTCGCGCTCGAGGGGGTGGTCGTGTACACTTACGGTGATACCTTCAGGCTCCCGGCGCTCAACCCCGTGGACGGGGTTTCGAGCCTGGAGGGTGCGAGAGCGCGCGGCGCGCCCGTGAAAGTTGTCGTCAGCGTGGGGGACGCGGTGCGGGACGCGGCGAGGCATGGGCGCGACGCAGTCTTCCTGGGGATCGGCTTCGAGACGGTGGCCCCGGGCTACGCGCAAGCTCTGCTCAGCGGCTCCCTGCCGGAGAACCTAAAGGTGATGAGCCTCGTGAAGCTGACCCCTCCCGCGATGCTGTACTCGCTCGAGATCCTCCGCGAGAAGCCGACCGAGCCGCCCGTGATGGGGGTGATAGCTCCCGGCCATGTCTCCACAATTACAGGCGCGAAAGCCTGGACTCCCGTAGCGGAGAGCTTCGGGATACCCGTAGTGGTCGCGGGCTTCGAGCCGGTCGACGTTCTCGCAGCGGTAGCAGAGATCCTCCGGCAGCTGGAAGCGGGGGAGGCTCGCGTCGCCATCGAGTACACGAGGGCTGTGACGTGGCAGGGCGACCTTAAAGCGCAAGCTATGATTCACAGGGCCTTCGAGACTGTGCACAGCGCGTGGAGGGGCATCGGCTTCCTCCCCTACAGTGGGCTGCGCATCAGGGAGCAGTTGAGCAGGTACGATGCTCTCAAGCACTTCGGGATCGAGGAGATTAAGCCGGAGACTTGGAGGAAGGATACGCCGCCCGGCTGCAGGTGCGCGGAGGTGATTCTCGGGAAGGCGAAGCCGACGGACTGCCCCATGTTTATGAAGAAGTGCACGCCCAGCAGCCCCTACGGGCCCTGCATGGTGAGCGTCGAGGGCACGTGCGCGATCTGGGCGCGGCTGGGTGGAGCGGGTCTCGCCGAGGAGCTAGCGAGGGAGCTGGGGCTCTAA
- a CDS encoding DUF3267 domain-containing protein, whose product MHGGQPRAVITLPLIFRYVFAVGFLLGVLVFALLREAGAGAGGVSPQESAAALAVAIPVVVALHEAAHAAAALLLGGSRVGFGVAKLGPLAAGIYVKVEKPLPVSRWLIVALAPLIISAASYPFIFLGGFPGAVALMISWLNAVGASGDIVFSILASSAGRGALVQDEGDRLVIVGGKPRAVALLALDAVYVFFVSFLAVAAASLAAAVLTRSEVALAGLPLAEFAVRGPAEPAGSPAAGASYEVTLSVRHGSVLAALAATGVFEAALGARRSRRLLHRLTEVEAK is encoded by the coding sequence GTGCACGGCGGCCAGCCCCGCGCAGTCATCACGCTCCCCCTCATCTTCCGCTACGTGTTCGCGGTCGGTTTCCTCTTAGGGGTCCTGGTATTCGCGCTTCTCAGGGAGGCCGGAGCGGGTGCAGGCGGGGTCAGCCCCCAGGAGTCAGCTGCAGCGCTAGCGGTAGCGATACCCGTAGTGGTGGCCTTGCACGAGGCGGCGCACGCGGCTGCTGCTCTGCTGCTCGGAGGCTCCCGCGTAGGCTTCGGCGTAGCTAAGCTAGGTCCCTTAGCAGCGGGCATCTACGTGAAAGTCGAGAAGCCTTTGCCGGTTTCAAGGTGGCTTATCGTCGCGCTCGCCCCCCTGATCATCTCAGCCGCATCCTACCCCTTCATCTTCCTCGGCGGCTTCCCCGGGGCTGTAGCTCTGATGATCTCTTGGCTCAACGCCGTCGGCGCCTCGGGCGACATCGTCTTCTCGATCCTCGCATCCAGCGCGGGCAGGGGAGCTCTCGTGCAGGACGAAGGCGACAGGCTCGTCATCGTGGGCGGCAAGCCGCGCGCCGTAGCTCTACTCGCCCTAGACGCGGTCTACGTGTTCTTCGTGAGTTTTCTCGCAGTTGCTGCCGCCTCGCTGGCTGCAGCAGTGCTCACCCGGAGCGAAGTCGCGCTGGCTGGGCTTCCTCTCGCGGAGTTCGCCGTGCGGGGGCCAGCAGAGCCTGCAGGTTCTCCAGCCGCGGGGGCCAGCTACGAGGTCACGTTATCGGTAAGGCACGGGTCCGTGCTGGCCGCTCTAGCGGCGACGGGCGTCTTCGAAGCAGCCTTAGGGGCGAGAAGGTCTAGGCGTCTACTCCACCGCTTAACAGAAGTTGAGGCCAAGTGA
- a CDS encoding zinc ribbon domain-containing protein: MKLGGRMGMGAGTAKGTPGKMAPGDGFRVFRIKASSALEAALAALYKVILEAMAGAGSEVVLPHKDYLYYKKEFLNMLSSNKPKRRKGRRRKQRRKWRTPPIPLLAQFRWRGRVYGAAHAVCRFDLDRGVLTFKGMGIAIPLKRSLVEALIGELELDPPPRFTMFLTCTGGLRLVARRSPLRWWSEAGEECDDADYPAPFAVFALDVNSRNGLAILGFEVGDRVRMVRQPMRVKPPRKEWGLVSALQSYKDSARSGRSPSAVREKYGELREIFPASVPLTPSKAKELLGEVHGAHAARVREWERQLVHYLRGKIREHGRVVIVVDKPDPESLRGTPLQNTILRICRRLENLCRYEGALYMEVRASGQYCPLCGRRGVEVGWRHYRCSQCGLVWNRDYNACIALIAKFLEGLGLAERLRAWLREHPSVLAPSFEHQSPPSRDPAALAALVPGCSARGIEGPPPLPTGRSPSGDALRRRCAERRGCRPPPRAADPMTRPGYPARRPQGGPQRPATAKRGR, translated from the coding sequence GTGAAGCTGGGGGGGCGGATGGGGATGGGGGCCGGCACGGCGAAAGGAACCCCTGGGAAGATGGCCCCGGGGGATGGCTTCAGGGTCTTCAGGATCAAGGCTTCCAGCGCTCTCGAGGCGGCTCTCGCGGCGCTCTACAAGGTAATCCTCGAGGCTATGGCCGGCGCGGGGAGCGAGGTAGTCCTTCCACACAAGGACTACCTCTACTACAAGAAGGAATTCCTGAACATGCTTTCATCCAATAAACCGAAGAGGCGGAAAGGCAGGCGGAGGAAGCAGAGGAGGAAGTGGAGGACTCCGCCGATCCCGCTGCTGGCGCAGTTCAGGTGGAGGGGGAGGGTGTACGGTGCGGCGCACGCAGTCTGCCGCTTCGACCTGGACAGGGGGGTGCTGACGTTCAAGGGTATGGGGATAGCGATCCCCCTGAAGAGGAGCTTAGTCGAAGCGCTGATCGGGGAGCTGGAGCTAGATCCTCCGCCACGCTTTACAATGTTCCTCACCTGCACTGGCGGGCTTAGGCTGGTGGCGCGCCGCAGCCCGCTGAGGTGGTGGTCTGAGGCGGGTGAGGAGTGCGACGACGCAGACTACCCGGCGCCGTTCGCGGTCTTCGCCCTCGACGTCAACAGTAGGAACGGCCTCGCAATACTGGGCTTCGAGGTCGGGGACAGGGTGAGGATGGTGCGGCAGCCGATGAGGGTGAAGCCCCCGAGGAAGGAGTGGGGGCTGGTCAGCGCGCTGCAGAGCTACAAGGACAGCGCTAGGAGCGGGCGCAGCCCCTCGGCGGTGCGCGAGAAGTACGGGGAGCTGCGCGAGATATTCCCCGCCAGCGTGCCACTAACACCCTCGAAGGCAAAGGAGCTGCTCGGCGAGGTTCACGGGGCGCACGCGGCCAGGGTGAGGGAGTGGGAGAGGCAGCTAGTCCACTACCTTCGTGGAAAGATCAGGGAGCATGGGAGGGTGGTGATAGTGGTGGACAAGCCGGACCCCGAGAGCTTGAGGGGGACGCCGCTGCAGAACACCATCCTGAGAATCTGCAGGAGGCTGGAGAACCTGTGCCGCTACGAAGGAGCGCTCTACATGGAGGTGAGGGCTTCGGGGCAGTACTGCCCCCTCTGCGGGAGGAGGGGAGTCGAGGTTGGGTGGCGCCATTACCGTTGCAGCCAGTGCGGCCTGGTCTGGAACCGCGATTACAACGCGTGTATTGCCCTAATCGCCAAGTTCCTCGAGGGCCTAGGCCTAGCCGAGAGGTTGCGAGCATGGCTCCGCGAGCACCCGAGCGTCTTAGCGCCGAGTTTCGAGCACCAGAGCCCCCCTTCCCGGGACCCTGCCGCTTTGGCGGCGCTGGTGCCCGGGTGCTCCGCGCGCGGGATCGAGGGTCCACCCCCGCTACCAACTGGGAGGTCCCCCTCCGGGGATGCGCTCCGGCGACGGTGCGCTGAAAGGAGAGGGTGTAGGCCACCGCCAAGGGCGGCCGACCCCATGACCCGCCCCGGCTATCCCGCGAGGAGGCCGCAGGGCGGGCCCCAGAGGCCCGCAACGGCCAAAAGGGGGAGATGA
- a CDS encoding V4R domain-containing protein, whose amino-acid sequence MSAQELSSRLEEAVSQWRRKYAEEIQKGPSRPSAGRLRLEDFLVERRPFFSSIDNSDVFYVNTFRLIEYTALSDALPSKVSLMRSSGYNLGVNLVRSGLVRSLDDAPLALALYRVGLMDVVKESLSSMKVNIYECMSCYGVPNLGKTLCDFEAGVLQGVLRELYGPNIVREKYCWGLGFSFCGFEIVFE is encoded by the coding sequence ATGAGCGCGCAGGAGCTTTCCAGCCGCCTGGAGGAGGCTGTGTCCCAGTGGAGGAGAAAGTACGCGGAGGAGATTCAGAAAGGACCTTCGAGGCCTAGCGCGGGTAGGCTGCGGCTTGAGGATTTCCTGGTAGAGAGGAGGCCTTTCTTCTCGAGCATCGACAACTCAGATGTGTTCTACGTTAACACGTTTAGGCTCATCGAGTACACTGCGCTGAGCGACGCCCTCCCCTCCAAGGTCTCGCTGATGAGGTCCTCCGGGTACAACCTGGGGGTCAACCTCGTGCGGAGCGGGCTCGTGCGGAGCCTCGACGACGCTCCACTAGCACTAGCGCTGTACAGGGTTGGGCTCATGGACGTGGTGAAGGAGAGCTTGAGCTCGATGAAGGTGAATATCTACGAGTGTATGAGCTGCTACGGGGTCCCCAACCTGGGTAAGACTCTCTGCGACTTTGAGGCTGGAGTGCTTCAGGGAGTGCTGAGAGAGCTTTACGGCCCGAACATCGTTCGCGAGAAGTACTGCTGGGGGCTCGGCTTCTCGTTCTGCGGCTTCGAGATCGTTTTCGAGTAG